One window from the genome of Streptococcus salivarius encodes:
- a CDS encoding M13 family metallopeptidase — MTRLQDDFYEYVNGKWAETAVIPDDKPSTGGFMDLDRDIENLMLDITGKWQRGEELPEDSILQNFVKYHKMVADFDAREAAGVAPVMPLINEIKALSSFEDYTSKLGTYELAGKPNLLPFSVSPDFKNAQMNVLWGEAPALILPDTTYYEEGNEKGPELVAIWRQMMEKLLAKFDFSEEEIKDILDKVIAGDAELAKYVLSNEEKSEYNKLYHPYEWADFKALVPELPLDAFFTEVIGQTPDKIIVPEERYWKEFAPTFYSASNWETLHAALKLGAALSWTLFLTEEIRVLAGEYSRTIAGIPEPRPKEKAALSIAEVPYSQALGLWYAGEKFSPEAKADVEHKVATMIEVYKDRLEKADWLAPETRKKAIVKLNVITPHIGYPEKLPETYAKKVIDESKTLVENAQALYEISVAHTWSKWNQPVDRSEWHMPANMVNAYYDPQQNQIVFPAAILQAPFYDLHQSSSANYGGIGAVIAHEISHAFDTNGASFDEHGSLKDWWKPEDYEAFTARTQKVIDQFEGQDSYGAKINGKLTVSENVADLGGIAAALEAAKKEEDFSAEEFFTNFARIWRMKARTEYMQLLASVDVHAPGKLRTNVQLPNFDEFHKEFDVKESDGMWRAPEDRVIIW, encoded by the coding sequence ATGACACGCTTACAAGATGATTTTTATGAATACGTCAATGGGAAATGGGCTGAGACAGCAGTCATTCCAGATGATAAACCTTCGACTGGTGGCTTTATGGACTTGGATCGAGATATCGAAAACTTGATGTTGGATATTACCGGAAAATGGCAACGGGGAGAAGAATTACCCGAAGATAGCATTCTGCAAAACTTTGTCAAATACCACAAGATGGTAGCTGATTTTGATGCACGGGAAGCAGCTGGTGTGGCACCAGTCATGCCCTTGATCAATGAAATCAAGGCTCTGTCTTCTTTTGAAGACTATACCAGCAAGTTGGGCACCTATGAACTAGCTGGCAAACCAAATCTCTTGCCATTTAGCGTGTCACCAGACTTTAAGAATGCCCAAATGAATGTCTTGTGGGGAGAAGCACCGGCTCTCATCTTGCCAGATACGACCTACTATGAAGAAGGTAACGAAAAAGGTCCAGAATTAGTAGCTATCTGGCGTCAAATGATGGAAAAACTCTTGGCAAAATTTGATTTCTCAGAGGAAGAAATCAAAGATATCCTGGATAAGGTCATTGCAGGGGACGCAGAATTGGCCAAATATGTCTTGTCAAACGAAGAAAAATCAGAGTACAACAAACTCTACCATCCCTATGAGTGGGCGGATTTCAAGGCCTTGGTCCCAGAATTGCCACTCGATGCCTTCTTTACAGAAGTGATCGGACAAACACCAGATAAAATCATCGTGCCAGAAGAGCGTTACTGGAAGGAATTCGCACCAACATTCTATTCAGCATCCAACTGGGAGACCCTTCATGCTGCATTGAAACTCGGAGCAGCTCTTTCTTGGACTCTATTCTTGACCGAAGAAATCCGTGTTTTGGCTGGTGAATATAGCCGTACGATTGCAGGTATTCCAGAACCTCGTCCAAAAGAAAAAGCAGCCTTATCAATAGCAGAAGTACCATATAGCCAAGCGCTTGGACTCTGGTATGCAGGTGAAAAATTCTCACCAGAAGCAAAAGCAGACGTGGAGCATAAAGTAGCGACCATGATTGAGGTCTACAAGGATCGTCTAGAAAAAGCAGACTGGCTCGCTCCTGAGACTCGTAAAAAAGCCATTGTCAAGCTCAATGTCATCACACCTCATATCGGCTACCCTGAAAAATTACCAGAAACGTATGCCAAGAAGGTTATCGACGAGAGCAAGACTTTGGTGGAAAATGCTCAAGCCCTTTACGAAATTTCCGTTGCCCATACTTGGAGCAAGTGGAACCAACCAGTTGATCGGAGCGAATGGCACATGCCAGCTAATATGGTCAATGCCTACTATGATCCGCAACAGAACCAAATCGTCTTCCCAGCAGCGATTTTACAAGCACCTTTCTATGACCTTCACCAATCATCATCAGCCAACTACGGCGGAATTGGTGCAGTCATTGCCCATGAAATTTCACACGCCTTTGACACCAATGGTGCTTCCTTTGACGAGCACGGTAGCTTGAAAGACTGGTGGAAGCCAGAAGATTACGAAGCCTTTACCGCTCGCACGCAAAAAGTCATCGATCAGTTTGAAGGGCAAGACTCTTACGGTGCTAAGATTAACGGGAAATTGACCGTTTCTGAAAACGTGGCAGATCTAGGAGGCATCGCTGCAGCCCTTGAAGCAGCTAAGAAAGAGGAAGATTTTTCAGCAGAAGAATTCTTCACCAACTTTGCTCGCATCTGGCGCATGAAAGCTCGGACAGAATATATGCAACTTCTTGCAAGTGTTGATGTCCACGCACCAGGAAAACTCCGTACCAATGTTCAACTACCAAACTTCGACGAATTCCACAAGGAATTTGACGTTAAAGAGAGCGACGGCATGTGGCGTGCCCCAGAAGATCGCGTGATTATTTGGTAA
- a CDS encoding DNA-directed RNA polymerase subunit alpha — MIEFEKPIITKIDENKDYGKFVIEPLERGYGTTLGNSLRRVLLSSLPGAAVTSIKIDGVLHEFDTVPGVREDVMQIILNIKGLAVKSYVEDEKTIELDVQGPAEVTAGDILTDSDIEIVNPDHYLFTIADGASLKATMTVATNRGYVPADENKKDDAPVGTLAVDSIYTPVKKVNYQVEPARVGSNDGFDKLTIEIMTNGTIIPEDALGLSARVLIEHLNLFTDLTDVAKATDVMKETEKVNDEKVLDRTIEELDLSVRSYNCLKRAGINTVHDLTEKTEPEMMKVRNLGRKSLEEVKVKLADLGLGLKNDK, encoded by the coding sequence ATGATTGAGTTTGAAAAACCAATAATAACAAAAATTGATGAAAATAAAGATTACGGCAAATTTGTCATCGAACCACTAGAACGTGGTTATGGTACAACTTTGGGTAACTCTCTTCGTCGTGTACTTTTGTCATCACTTCCAGGTGCTGCCGTAACATCAATTAAGATTGATGGAGTACTCCACGAATTTGATACCGTACCAGGCGTCCGTGAAGACGTGATGCAAATCATCCTTAATATTAAAGGACTTGCTGTAAAATCTTACGTCGAAGACGAAAAGACAATTGAACTTGATGTCCAAGGTCCAGCTGAAGTTACTGCTGGAGACATCTTGACTGATAGCGACATTGAAATTGTTAACCCTGATCATTATCTTTTCACTATCGCTGACGGCGCTTCTTTGAAAGCGACTATGACAGTAGCTACAAACCGTGGTTATGTTCCAGCAGATGAAAACAAGAAAGACGATGCACCAGTGGGAACATTGGCTGTAGATTCAATCTACACACCAGTGAAAAAAGTCAATTATCAAGTTGAACCTGCCCGTGTAGGTAGCAATGATGGTTTTGATAAATTGACAATCGAAATCATGACAAACGGAACAATCATCCCTGAAGATGCCCTCGGTCTCTCGGCTCGCGTTTTGATTGAACACTTGAACTTGTTTACTGACCTTACTGATGTTGCTAAAGCTACTGATGTAATGAAAGAAACTGAAAAAGTGAACGATGAAAAGGTGCTTGACCGTACCATCGAAGAACTTGATTTGTCTGTACGCTCATATAACTGTTTGAAACGTGCCGGTATTAATACCGTTCATGATTTGACAGAAAAAACTGAGCCTGAAATGATGAAAGTCCGTAACCTAGGTCGCAAATCTCTTGAAGAAGTCAAAGTTAAGTTGGCTGATCTTGGACTTGGACTCAAAAACGATAAATAA
- the treC gene encoding alpha,alpha-phosphotrehalase, whose translation MALDKTKVVYQIYPKSYKDTTGNGIGDFRGIIEKIPYLSELGVDMVWLNPFYPSPQRDNGYDISDYTAVNPVFGDMTDFEEMVRVGKEHKIDFMLDMVLNHCSTEHEWFQKALAGDQYYQDFFFIQDQPTDWLSKFGGSAWAPFGDTGKYHLHLFDETQADLNWRNPNVRKELFKVVNFWRDKGVKGFRFDVINLIGKDEVLVDCPENEGKPAYTDKPIVHDYLRMMNEATFGSDGSFMTVGEMSSTTIDNCVLYSAPERHELSMAFNFHHLKVDYEDGQKWTITPFDFEELKRLYHTWGKEMSERGGWSALFWNNHDQPRALNRFVDIKNFRNEGATMLAASIHLSRGTPYIYMGEEIGMIDPDYDSMADYVDVESINACQMLLDQGKSPEEAFKIIQAKSRDNSRTPMQWDASEHAGFSTGTPWLKVGKSYKDINVENEIDGPIFKFYKELIRLRKEMLIISEGSYQPAFEDSQEVYAFERYLDDQKLLVLNNFYGSEVEVAIPAEYQSGRVLLSNYDDVELAEKVSLKPYQTLAILVK comes from the coding sequence ATGGCATTAGATAAAACAAAGGTTGTATACCAAATTTATCCAAAATCATATAAGGACACTACAGGAAATGGAATCGGTGATTTCAGAGGCATCATTGAAAAAATTCCTTATCTATCAGAGTTAGGCGTGGATATGGTTTGGCTCAATCCTTTCTATCCGAGCCCACAACGTGACAATGGTTACGATATTTCAGACTATACAGCCGTTAACCCTGTCTTTGGAGACATGACTGATTTTGAAGAAATGGTCCGTGTTGGAAAAGAGCACAAGATTGATTTCATGCTAGACATGGTGCTCAACCATTGCTCAACGGAGCATGAGTGGTTCCAAAAAGCTTTGGCTGGAGACCAGTATTATCAAGATTTCTTCTTTATTCAGGACCAACCAACCGATTGGTTGTCTAAATTTGGTGGTTCTGCCTGGGCTCCTTTTGGAGATACAGGGAAATACCATCTTCACCTCTTTGATGAAACACAGGCGGACCTTAATTGGCGCAATCCCAATGTCCGTAAGGAGTTGTTCAAGGTGGTCAACTTCTGGCGTGACAAGGGAGTCAAAGGCTTCCGTTTCGATGTGATCAATTTGATTGGGAAAGATGAAGTCTTAGTGGATTGCCCTGAAAATGAAGGGAAACCAGCTTATACGGATAAACCAATTGTCCATGACTATCTTCGTATGATGAATGAAGCGACCTTTGGTTCTGATGGTAGCTTTATGACAGTTGGAGAGATGTCATCGACAACAATTGACAACTGTGTTCTTTATTCAGCACCGGAGCGTCACGAGTTGTCTATGGCCTTTAACTTCCATCATCTTAAAGTAGATTATGAAGATGGACAAAAATGGACTATTACTCCCTTTGATTTTGAAGAGCTCAAACGTCTCTATCATACATGGGGTAAGGAAATGAGTGAACGAGGTGGTTGGAGTGCCCTTTTCTGGAATAACCATGACCAGCCACGTGCTTTGAATCGCTTTGTGGATATCAAGAATTTCCGTAATGAAGGAGCGACCATGCTAGCAGCTAGCATCCATTTGTCACGTGGAACTCCGTATATCTACATGGGCGAAGAAATCGGCATGATTGATCCAGACTATGATTCCATGGCAGACTATGTGGATGTGGAATCCATCAATGCCTGCCAGATGCTTTTGGATCAAGGTAAGTCTCCTGAGGAAGCCTTTAAGATTATCCAAGCTAAGTCACGAGATAATTCGCGTACGCCCATGCAATGGGATGCTTCTGAACATGCAGGTTTTTCAACAGGCACTCCATGGTTGAAAGTTGGTAAATCTTATAAAGACATCAACGTTGAAAATGAAATTGATGGACCAATCTTTAAATTCTATAAAGAATTGATTCGCTTGCGCAAAGAAATGCTTATCATTTCAGAAGGAAGCTATCAGCCAGCATTTGAGGATAGTCAAGAAGTCTACGCTTTTGAACGCTACTTAGACGATCAAAAACTCTTGGTACTCAATAATTTTTATGGAAGTGAAGTCGAAGTAGCGATTCCAGCAGAATATCAGTCAGGGCGCGTGCTCTTATCCAACTATGATGATGTAGAGCTTGCTGAAAAGGTAAGTCTTAAGCCTTATCAAACCCTAGCAATCTTAGTAAAATAA
- the treR gene encoding trehalose operon repressor has protein sequence MKKYQIIYKDLEKAIHDQKYQVGDFLPTEQELGQSYQVSRDTIRKALTLLVEEGLVKKIHGSGSQVINQEQINFPVSDLTSYQELIVQQGLNSQTNVISLDKIIVDSKLSERTGFSNSRQVWRVVRQRVVDSCASVIDIDYLDTSLVPQLNRSIAEHSIYDYIENQLNLSISHAFKEITIDNATDQDKILIDLGKDQHVVCIRSKVYLTNGKQFQFTESRHKLEKFKFVDYAKRRH, from the coding sequence ATGAAAAAATACCAGATTATTTATAAGGATTTAGAGAAAGCTATCCATGATCAAAAATATCAAGTGGGAGACTTTCTCCCGACCGAGCAAGAACTGGGTCAATCTTACCAGGTTAGTCGAGACACTATACGAAAAGCATTAACCTTACTCGTTGAAGAAGGCTTGGTCAAAAAGATTCATGGCTCTGGCTCCCAGGTTATTAACCAGGAACAAATCAACTTTCCTGTGTCTGACCTTACTAGTTACCAGGAGCTAATAGTACAACAAGGCCTTAATTCGCAAACCAACGTTATTTCTCTGGATAAAATCATCGTTGATTCCAAACTCTCAGAAAGAACTGGGTTTTCTAATAGCCGACAGGTCTGGCGTGTTGTTCGTCAAAGAGTCGTCGATAGCTGCGCCTCTGTTATAGATATTGATTACCTAGATACTAGCCTTGTTCCTCAACTAAACCGTAGCATTGCTGAACACTCTATTTACGACTACATCGAGAATCAGCTCAACCTTAGCATTTCCCACGCCTTTAAAGAAATCACTATTGATAATGCTACCGATCAAGATAAGATTCTTATCGACCTAGGTAAAGACCAGCACGTTGTTTGTATCCGTTCTAAAGTTTATTTAACTAATGGAAAACAGTTCCAATTTACGGAAAGTCGCCACAAACTTGAAAAATTCAAATTTGTCGATTATGCCAAGCGTCGTCATTGA
- the rplQ gene encoding 50S ribosomal protein L17: MAYRKLGRTSSQRKAVLRDLTTDLIINEAIVTTEARAKEIRKTVEKMITLGKRGDLHARRQAAAFVRNEIASESYDEATDKYTSTTALQKLFSEIAPRYAERNGGYTRILKTEPRRGDAAPMAIIELV; this comes from the coding sequence ATGGCTTACCGTAAACTTGGACGCACAAGCTCACAACGTAAAGCGGTTCTTCGTGATTTGACTACAGATCTTATCATTAACGAAGCAATCGTTACAACTGAAGCACGTGCTAAAGAAATCCGTAAAACAGTTGAAAAAATGATCACTCTTGGTAAACGTGGTGATTTGCACGCACGTCGTCAAGCAGCTGCATTTGTACGTAACGAAATTGCATCTGAAAGCTATGATGAAGCAACTGATAAATATACATCAACAACTGCTCTTCAAAAACTTTTCTCAGAAATCGCACCTCGTTATGCTGAACGTAACGGTGGATACACTCGTATCCTTAAAACAGAACCACGTCGTGGCGATGCTGCCCCAATGGCAATCATCGAACTTGTTTAA
- the rpsK gene encoding 30S ribosomal protein S11: MAKPTRKRRVKKNIESGIAHIHATFNNTIVMITDVHGNAVAWSSAGALGFKGSRKSTPFAAQMASEAAAKSAQEHGLKTVEVTVKGPGSGRESAIRALAAAGLEVTAIRDVTPVPHNGCRPPKRRRV; encoded by the coding sequence TTGGCTAAACCAACACGTAAACGTCGTGTGAAAAAGAATATCGAATCTGGTATTGCTCACATTCACGCTACTTTCAATAACACTATTGTTATGATTACAGATGTGCATGGTAACGCTGTAGCATGGTCATCAGCTGGTGCTCTTGGTTTCAAAGGTTCTCGTAAATCTACACCATTTGCTGCACAAATGGCTTCAGAAGCTGCTGCTAAATCTGCACAAGAACATGGTCTTAAAACAGTTGAAGTAACTGTTAAAGGTCCTGGTTCAGGTCGTGAGTCTGCTATCCGTGCTCTTGCTGCTGCAGGTCTTGAAGTAACAGCAATCCGTGATGTAACACCTGTACCACATAATGGTTGTCGTCCTCCAAAACGTCGTCGTGTGTAA
- a CDS encoding TIGR01440 family protein: protein MLLDLEEKTRVLVEDIVERSAIGRGAIFVLGLSSSEVAGGIIGKASSREIGQRIVKTILEVLESKGIYLAVQGCEHLNRALVVERELAMAKDLEIVNVLPTLHAGGSGQLAAFDYMKDPVEVEEIVAQAGIDIGDTSIGMHVKRVQVPLRPITPELGGAHVTALASRPKLIGGARAEYLADPIRKN, encoded by the coding sequence ATGTTGCTAGATTTAGAAGAGAAGACACGTGTGCTTGTAGAAGATATTGTTGAACGTTCCGCTATTGGGCGAGGAGCTATCTTTGTCTTGGGATTGTCTTCCAGTGAGGTCGCTGGTGGGATAATCGGAAAAGCCTCTAGCCGTGAAATTGGCCAACGAATTGTGAAAACGATTCTTGAAGTTTTGGAATCTAAAGGAATTTACCTGGCTGTTCAAGGCTGCGAACATCTGAATCGTGCTTTGGTCGTTGAGCGTGAGCTCGCCATGGCTAAAGATTTGGAAATTGTTAATGTTCTTCCGACCTTGCATGCTGGGGGAAGTGGTCAGCTGGCTGCTTTCGACTATATGAAGGATCCTGTTGAGGTGGAGGAAATTGTCGCTCAGGCTGGTATCGATATTGGGGATACCTCTATTGGTATGCATGTGAAGAGGGTCCAAGTTCCTCTTCGCCCGATTACTCCAGAATTAGGTGGTGCTCATGTGACTGCTTTGGCGAGTCGTCCTAAGTTAATTGGTGGAGCTCGTGCTGAGTATCTAGCAGATCCTATCCGTAAAAACTAA
- a CDS encoding glutamyl-tRNA synthetase, protein MTTAKELLKQRYYEPIKEQPELFVGIELEYPVVNLSGNATDVSLTKQLLVYLLDNFDFQADKYDSYNNPIQLIDKASGDMILFEVSYNTIEFAFAKAERISEVEERLDTYLSIIQSYLQNHNHELQGWGVNPNWAKNDNRPVKSPRYEMLMDFLELSKAKNDPFFHDYPEYASFICGSQVQLDVSKTSYLRVLNAFNQIEGPKAVLLANSEFWDSDWDLALSRDVFWENSMHGVFEENAGVFPKVFKNEDDYFSYLSETAIFTAKRGDETYYFEPIRAKDYLSMPSIKAHSIRGQVVTIEPSEEDFKTHRSYQFQDLTTRGTIEFRSVCTQPFSSTFAPAAFHLGLLVNLVNLENILNDSPFFEAFDYDYPRIRRLFSKKDISATDLKMILPLTESLLSCAEDGLKSRGFGEEVYLAPLREKLDRLNKSLA, encoded by the coding sequence TTGACAACAGCCAAGGAATTGCTTAAGCAAAGGTACTATGAGCCAATTAAGGAGCAACCCGAATTATTTGTGGGGATTGAGTTGGAATACCCAGTTGTTAATTTGAGTGGTAATGCTACAGATGTCTCTCTTACAAAACAGTTACTAGTCTATCTTTTGGATAATTTTGATTTTCAAGCTGATAAGTATGATTCTTATAATAATCCTATTCAGCTTATCGATAAAGCTTCTGGAGACATGATTCTTTTTGAAGTTTCGTACAATACGATCGAGTTTGCTTTTGCAAAGGCTGAGAGAATTTCTGAGGTTGAGGAACGTCTGGATACTTACCTCAGTATAATCCAATCCTATCTTCAGAATCATAATCATGAGTTGCAAGGTTGGGGAGTGAATCCAAACTGGGCAAAAAATGACAACAGACCTGTTAAATCTCCTCGTTATGAAATGCTTATGGATTTTCTCGAGCTATCTAAAGCAAAGAACGATCCTTTCTTTCATGATTATCCAGAATATGCTTCTTTCATCTGTGGGAGTCAGGTACAATTAGATGTTTCAAAAACATCCTATTTAAGAGTCTTAAATGCTTTTAACCAAATAGAGGGACCCAAGGCAGTATTATTGGCAAACTCTGAGTTTTGGGATTCTGATTGGGATTTAGCGCTTTCCCGTGATGTTTTCTGGGAGAATTCCATGCATGGTGTGTTTGAGGAAAATGCAGGAGTATTTCCTAAGGTATTTAAGAATGAAGATGACTATTTTTCTTACTTGTCTGAGACAGCCATTTTTACTGCTAAGCGTGGTGACGAAACCTACTATTTTGAACCAATACGTGCTAAAGACTATCTAAGTATGCCATCTATCAAAGCACACTCTATTCGTGGCCAAGTGGTCACTATTGAACCAAGTGAGGAAGATTTTAAGACTCATCGTTCTTATCAATTCCAAGATTTAACGACACGAGGGACTATTGAGTTTCGTAGTGTATGTACCCAACCTTTCTCATCAACCTTTGCGCCAGCAGCCTTTCACCTTGGTCTTTTAGTCAATTTGGTAAATCTAGAAAATATTTTGAATGACTCACCTTTTTTTGAAGCATTTGACTATGATTACCCTAGAATTCGTCGTTTATTTTCGAAAAAAGATATTTCTGCTACAGACCTCAAAATGATTTTACCTTTGACAGAATCGTTATTGTCTTGTGCTGAGGATGGCTTAAAATCGCGTGGTTTTGGAGAAGAAGTTTACTTAGCTCCCCTTAGAGAGAAATTAGATAGGCTGAATAAGAGTTTAGCTTAA
- a CDS encoding class II fructose-bisphosphate aldolase, with product MAIVSAEKFVQAARDNGYAVGGFNTNNLEWTQAILRAAEAKQAPVLIQTSMGAAKYMGGYKLCKVLIEELVESMGITVPVAIHLDHGHYNDALECIRVGYTSVMFDGSHLPVEENLEKAAKVVEFAHANGVSVEAEVGTIGGEEDGIIGDGELAPIEDAKAMVATGIDFLAAGIGNIHGPYPENWSGLHLDHLQKLTEAVPNFPIVLHGGSGIPDDQIQEAIKLGVAKVNVNTECQIAFANATRKFVAEYEANEAEYDKKKLFDPRKFLKPGFEAITEAVEERIDVFGSANKA from the coding sequence ATGGCAATCGTTTCAGCAGAAAAATTTGTCCAAGCAGCTCGTGATAATGGTTACGCAGTTGGTGGATTTAACACAAACAACCTTGAGTGGACTCAAGCTATCTTGCGTGCAGCAGAAGCTAAACAAGCTCCAGTACTTATCCAAACTTCTATGGGTGCAGCTAAGTACATGGGTGGTTACAAATTGTGTAAAGTCCTTATCGAAGAATTGGTTGAATCAATGGGTATCACTGTACCAGTTGCTATTCACCTTGACCACGGTCACTACAATGACGCTTTGGAATGTATCCGTGTAGGTTATACTTCAGTTATGTTTGACGGTTCACACCTTCCAGTTGAAGAAAACCTTGAAAAAGCAGCTAAAGTTGTTGAATTTGCACACGCTAACGGTGTATCAGTTGAAGCTGAAGTTGGTACAATCGGTGGTGAAGAAGATGGTATCATCGGTGATGGTGAATTGGCACCAATCGAAGATGCTAAAGCTATGGTTGCAACTGGTATCGACTTCCTTGCAGCAGGTATCGGTAACATCCACGGTCCTTACCCAGAAAACTGGAGCGGACTTCACCTTGACCACTTGCAAAAATTGACAGAAGCTGTTCCTAACTTCCCAATCGTATTGCACGGTGGATCAGGTATTCCTGACGATCAAATCCAAGAAGCTATCAAACTTGGTGTTGCTAAAGTTAACGTTAACACTGAATGTCAAATCGCATTTGCTAACGCAACACGTAAATTTGTTGCTGAATACGAAGCAAATGAAGCAGAATACGACAAGAAGAAACTCTTCGACCCACGTAAATTCTTGAAACCAGGTTTCGAAGCTATTACAGAAGCTGTTGAAGAACGTATCGACGTATTCGGTTCAGCAAACAAAGCTTAA
- the treP gene encoding PTS system trehalose-specific EIIBC component → MGKFEQEAKDLLAAIGGKENVTAVTHCATRMRFVLGDDKKADVKTIEAIPAVKGTFTNAGQFQVIIGNDVPIFYNDFTAVSGIEGVSKEAAKSAAKSNQNPVQRVMTTLAEIFTPIIPALIVGGLILGFRNVLEGVHWSMLDGKTITEVSQFWSGVNHFLWLPGEAIFQFLPVGITWSVSRKMGTSQILGIVLGICLVSPQLLNAYSVASTPASEIAKNWVWDFGFFTVNRIGYQAQVIPALLAGLSLSYLEIFWRKHVPEVVSMIFVPFLSLIPALILAHTVLGPIGWTIGQALSTVVLAGLTGPVKWLFGAVFGALYAPFVITGLHHMTNAIDTQLIADAGGTALWPMIALSNIAQGSAVFAYYIMHRHDEREAQISLPATISAYLGVTEPALFGVNVKYIYPFVAGMIGSSIAGLLSVTFNVTAASIGIGGLPGILSIQPKYMIPFAAIMLVAIIVPMVLTFFFRKAGLFTKTEDDTELKKEFAAQEEAEFASHTATPTVLAESAEVVSPLAGQVKPLSQATDPVFSSGVMGQGVVIEPSQGELVSPVNGTVTVFFPTKHAVGIVSEEGAEMLMHIGMDTVSLDGKGFVAHVEQGDKVVVGQQLISFDMDVIKKAGLVTETPVIITNQDDFQADVEGDLPRDIKRGDALMIAHRTK, encoded by the coding sequence ATGGGTAAATTTGAACAAGAAGCCAAAGATCTGCTTGCTGCAATCGGTGGTAAAGAAAATGTGACTGCTGTTACTCACTGTGCGACGCGTATGCGTTTCGTTCTTGGTGATGACAAGAAGGCAGATGTGAAAACAATCGAAGCCATTCCTGCTGTTAAGGGGACTTTCACCAATGCAGGTCAATTCCAAGTTATCATTGGTAATGATGTGCCAATCTTTTATAACGATTTCACTGCTGTATCAGGGATTGAAGGTGTTTCTAAAGAAGCTGCTAAATCAGCTGCCAAGAGCAACCAAAACCCAGTTCAGCGTGTTATGACAACCTTGGCGGAGATCTTTACACCTATTATTCCAGCCCTTATCGTTGGTGGATTGATTCTTGGTTTCCGTAATGTTCTTGAGGGTGTGCATTGGTCAATGCTTGACGGTAAGACAATTACCGAGGTTTCGCAGTTCTGGTCAGGTGTGAATCACTTCTTATGGCTACCTGGTGAAGCTATTTTCCAATTCTTGCCTGTAGGTATTACTTGGTCTGTTTCTCGTAAAATGGGAACTAGCCAAATTCTTGGAATTGTTTTGGGGATCTGTCTGGTGTCACCACAATTGCTTAACGCTTATTCAGTAGCATCGACACCAGCGTCTGAAATTGCTAAGAATTGGGTTTGGGATTTTGGATTCTTTACTGTTAATCGTATAGGTTATCAAGCGCAAGTTATTCCAGCCCTTCTTGCTGGTTTATCACTTTCTTATCTTGAAATTTTCTGGCGTAAACATGTACCAGAAGTAGTATCAATGATTTTTGTACCGTTCTTGTCATTGATTCCAGCCCTTATTTTGGCTCATACTGTTTTAGGTCCTATTGGTTGGACTATTGGCCAAGCCCTCTCAACAGTGGTTCTTGCTGGTTTGACAGGTCCTGTAAAATGGCTTTTCGGTGCTGTTTTTGGTGCACTTTATGCGCCGTTCGTTATTACTGGTCTTCACCACATGACCAATGCTATCGATACTCAGTTAATTGCAGATGCTGGTGGAACAGCTCTTTGGCCTATGATTGCTCTATCAAATATTGCTCAAGGTTCAGCTGTTTTTGCTTACTATATTATGCATCGTCATGATGAACGTGAGGCTCAAATTTCACTTCCAGCTACTATTTCAGCTTATCTTGGTGTTACAGAACCAGCCCTCTTCGGGGTTAACGTCAAATATATTTACCCATTTGTTGCGGGTATGATTGGTTCATCTATCGCAGGTCTTCTATCAGTAACCTTTAACGTTACAGCGGCCTCTATCGGTATTGGTGGTTTGCCTGGTATCCTATCAATTCAACCTAAATATATGATTCCATTTGCAGCAATCATGCTTGTTGCTATCATTGTACCTATGGTCCTAACTTTCTTCTTCCGCAAGGCGGGTCTCTTTACTAAGACAGAAGATGATACAGAACTTAAGAAAGAATTTGCAGCTCAAGAAGAGGCTGAATTTGCATCACATACTGCGACTCCAACTGTTCTTGCTGAATCAGCAGAGGTTGTTAGCCCACTTGCTGGTCAAGTTAAACCACTTAGCCAAGCCACAGACCCAGTTTTCTCATCAGGTGTCATGGGACAGGGGGTAGTCATCGAACCAAGTCAAGGCGAATTGGTTTCACCAGTAAATGGTACAGTGACAGTATTCTTCCCAACTAAGCACGCCGTAGGCATCGTTTCTGAAGAAGGTGCTGAAATGCTAATGCACATTGGTATGGATACCGTTAGCCTTGACGGAAAAGGTTTTGTGGCTCATGTTGAACAAGGTGATAAAGTTGTTGTTGGTCAACAATTGATTAGTTTTGATATGGATGTTATTAAAAAGGCTGGTTTGGTCACTGAGACTCCAGTTATCATTACAAATCAAGATGATTTCCAAGCAGATGTTGAAGGGGATCTTCCACGTGATATCAAACGTGGTGATGCTCTCATGATTGCTCATCGAACAAAATAA